A region of Paenibacillus sp. 37 DNA encodes the following proteins:
- the htpG gene encoding molecular chaperone HtpG — translation MAKKEFQAESKRLLDMMINSIYTQREIFLRELISNSSDAIDKIYYRALTDDTLVFNKEDYFIKLTIDKENRTLTLTDTGIGMTQEELENNLGVIAKSGSLAFKKENEAKDGHNIIGQFGVGFYSAFMVADKLAVTSKTLGSDEAWKWESEGADGYTITPAEKDSVGTEIVLTIKENTEEDSYDEFLEEYRLRSIIKKYSDFIRYPIKMDVTGQRPKEGTENEFEEYQEEQTVNSMVPIWRKNKSELTEEDYNNFYMEKRYGFDKPLKHLHISADGAVVYNAILFIPENTPFDYYTKEYEKGLELYSNGVLIMDKCGDLLPDYFGFVKGMVDSEDLSLNISREMLQHDRQLSLIAKNIKNKIKSQLQSLLKDERENYEKFYQAFGRQLKYGVYSDYGVNKDTLQDLLLFTSSKESKLVSLDEYVSRMPEDQKYIYYASGESISRIEKLPQIEGVLEKGYEVLYFTDDIDEFAIKMITNYKEKEFKSISSGDLGIEDSADKEETDAQDNDNKELFEAMKAQLAGKVKAVKASKRLRSHPVCLSTEGELTIEMEKILKAMPNSENVQADKVLEINVNHDVFKSLKDAFAQDQEKLNLYTSLLYHQALLIEGLPIQDPVEFTNDICKVMV, via the coding sequence ATGGCTAAAAAAGAATTCCAGGCAGAATCCAAACGTTTGCTGGATATGATGATCAACTCCATTTATACCCAAAGAGAAATCTTTTTGAGAGAATTGATCTCCAACTCCAGTGACGCCATTGATAAAATTTATTACAGAGCACTGACAGACGATACGCTCGTTTTCAACAAAGAGGACTACTTCATCAAGCTTACGATCGACAAAGAAAATCGCACGCTCACACTGACGGATACCGGTATCGGGATGACGCAGGAAGAGCTGGAGAACAATCTGGGCGTTATCGCGAAGAGTGGTTCCCTGGCGTTCAAGAAGGAAAATGAAGCCAAAGACGGCCATAATATCATCGGACAATTCGGGGTTGGTTTCTACTCGGCATTTATGGTGGCGGACAAGCTGGCCGTAACGAGTAAAACGCTGGGCAGCGACGAAGCTTGGAAATGGGAATCCGAAGGCGCGGATGGTTACACGATCACACCAGCTGAGAAAGATTCCGTAGGTACAGAGATCGTGCTGACGATCAAAGAGAATACCGAAGAAGATTCGTATGACGAGTTTTTGGAAGAGTACCGCCTGAGATCCATCATCAAGAAATACTCCGACTTCATTCGCTACCCGATCAAGATGGATGTGACGGGTCAACGTCCGAAAGAGGGCACAGAGAACGAGTTCGAAGAGTACCAAGAAGAACAAACCGTGAACAGCATGGTGCCGATCTGGCGTAAAAATAAAAGCGAACTGACCGAAGAAGACTACAATAACTTCTATATGGAAAAACGCTACGGTTTTGACAAACCGCTCAAACACCTGCACATCAGCGCAGATGGCGCAGTGGTATACAATGCAATCCTGTTCATTCCGGAGAACACGCCGTTTGACTACTATACTAAAGAGTATGAAAAAGGCCTTGAACTCTACTCCAACGGTGTATTGATCATGGATAAATGCGGGGATCTGTTGCCAGATTACTTTGGATTTGTCAAAGGTATGGTGGATTCGGAAGACCTGTCCCTGAACATCTCCCGTGAGATGTTGCAACATGACCGTCAGCTTAGCCTGATCGCGAAGAACATTAAGAACAAAATCAAGAGTCAACTGCAAAGCCTGCTGAAGGACGAGCGTGAGAACTACGAGAAGTTCTACCAAGCGTTTGGTCGTCAATTGAAATACGGTGTATACAGCGACTATGGTGTGAATAAGGATACATTGCAGGATCTGCTGTTGTTCACGTCTTCCAAAGAGAGCAAACTCGTGAGCTTGGACGAATACGTCTCCAGAATGCCGGAAGATCAGAAGTACATCTACTATGCATCTGGTGAATCGATTAGCCGTATTGAGAAGCTGCCACAGATCGAGGGTGTTCTTGAGAAAGGGTACGAAGTATTGTACTTTACTGATGACATCGACGAGTTTGCAATCAAGATGATCACGAACTACAAGGAGAAAGAATTCAAATCCATCTCCAGTGGTGACCTGGGGATCGAAGATAGCGCGGACAAAGAAGAAACGGACGCACAGGACAACGACAACAAAGAGTTGTTTGAAGCGATGAAAGCTCAATTGGCGGGTAAAGTCAAAGCCGTTAAAGCTTCCAAACGTCTCAGAAGCCACCCGGTATGTTTGTCTACTGAAGGTGAGCTGACGATTGAAATGGAGAAAATCCTGAAAGCTATGCCGAACAGTGAAAACGTACAAGCCGACAAAGTACTTGAAATCAACGTAAATCACGATGTATTCAAATCGTTGAAAGACGCTTTCGCACAGGATCAGGAAAAACTGAACCTCTACACAAGCCTGCTGTACCATCAGGCATTGCTGATCGAGGGATTGCCAATTCAGGACCCAGTAGAGTTCACTAACGATATCTGTAAGGTTATGGTGTAA
- a CDS encoding deoxyguanosinetriphosphate triphosphohydrolase family protein, with amino-acid sequence MQWNDLREHRQYPELTKLDGSRAAYERDYSRLIHSPTFRRLQGKSQVFGAGTGDYYRTRLTHSLEVAQIAREAARSLIRRFPEVDWDRADNPGLIIDSEVVECAAIAHDFGHPPFGHKGEEVLDGILDDLINTEAKKIMKKSRSAKVPKVESEVRAELKRKYEHFEGNAHNFRLIMHLEKREDIDGLNLSDAVLLGINKYPYPGTESKKGMYHHEWQYIREIRERWNVPAGKKTLEAQLMDLCDDIAYSSHDLEDGIKAGKIEVHEHFLQDPHVNRLIVDKITTLEDLFWNGWTREAIGQKVEEVLASFLRIWNEKMPFCEHDYSRTRREVKAYWVSFFVGSLGVIDDGDWKKVTFVREGAEDLDMLRTVSVLKSFAWVTMIRDLRVQRLQKRSEWMIKRLWDAFLDPETSKSIIPSDWLQRYEKDQAKAQPIWTWEHMVIDYIAGMTDAFAEKIYNELYGLKVGSIYDLD; translated from the coding sequence ATGCAATGGAACGATCTGAGAGAACATAGACAATATCCTGAATTAACCAAATTGGATGGATCTCGTGCAGCGTATGAACGGGACTATTCGAGACTCATTCATTCACCGACCTTCCGTCGGTTACAGGGCAAATCGCAGGTGTTTGGCGCAGGAACGGGCGATTATTATCGTACTCGCTTGACCCATTCCCTGGAGGTGGCACAGATTGCACGAGAGGCTGCCCGAAGTTTGATTCGCCGTTTTCCTGAGGTAGACTGGGACCGCGCGGACAACCCCGGCCTTATTATTGATTCAGAAGTGGTGGAGTGCGCTGCAATCGCACATGACTTCGGTCACCCGCCGTTTGGACATAAAGGTGAAGAAGTATTGGATGGTATTCTGGATGACCTCATTAACACCGAGGCTAAGAAAATCATGAAAAAAAGCCGCAGCGCCAAAGTTCCCAAGGTGGAGTCTGAAGTCCGTGCCGAGCTAAAACGGAAATACGAGCATTTTGAAGGCAATGCACACAATTTCCGTCTCATTATGCACTTGGAGAAGCGTGAAGATATCGACGGACTGAACCTGTCTGATGCGGTATTACTAGGAATCAACAAGTATCCGTACCCCGGGACAGAGAGCAAGAAAGGCATGTATCATCATGAGTGGCAATATATTCGGGAGATCCGTGAACGCTGGAACGTGCCGGCAGGCAAGAAGACGCTGGAAGCACAGTTGATGGACCTTTGCGACGATATTGCGTACTCTTCACATGACCTGGAGGATGGCATCAAAGCAGGCAAAATTGAAGTACATGAGCATTTCCTGCAAGATCCGCATGTGAATCGACTGATTGTGGATAAGATTACAACGCTGGAGGATCTGTTCTGGAACGGATGGACCCGAGAAGCGATTGGGCAAAAGGTAGAAGAGGTCCTCGCTTCGTTCCTGCGCATCTGGAATGAGAAGATGCCGTTCTGCGAGCATGATTACTCGCGTACCCGTCGTGAAGTGAAAGCGTATTGGGTGAGCTTTTTTGTAGGTAGCCTGGGCGTTATTGACGACGGCGACTGGAAGAAGGTAACTTTTGTCCGTGAAGGGGCTGAAGACCTCGATATGTTGCGTACGGTGAGTGTGCTCAAGAGTTTTGCCTGGGTAACCATGATTCGTGACCTGCGTGTGCAGCGGCTACAGAAGCGAAGTGAATGGATGATTAAGCGATTATGGGATGCATTTCTTGATCCAGAAACGTCCAAATCCATTATTCCATCCGACTGGCTGCAGCGTTATGAGAAGGATCAGGCAAAAGCCCAGCCGATCTGGACTTGGGAACACATGGTGATCGATTATATCGCAGGAATGACGGATGCATTTGCCGAGAAAATATATAATGAACTCTACGGTCTGAAGGTGGGTTCGATCTACGATCTGGATTAA
- a CDS encoding MsnO8 family LLM class oxidoreductase translates to MRRVAKRMSETFSLGVLDLVPRLNDATAEQALQQSVTLAQHAESWGYTRYWTSEHHDMAELASASPEVLLSHIGARTTTIQLGSGAVLLPHYSPLKVAESFRLLATLYPGRIELGLGRAPGGGPHATMALSGNYLQHVSKLPESLAALTELLEDRYTYEDHPVTARPIPKLPLSLWMLGTNVKSAEFAARFGMGYVFGQFMSDADGTEAVKRYREGFIPSATMKEPEVMVAVSVLCAESETDAMAWSRDMMERREANGKERSTEPNSSGITVSNTNDAAVIDHKESVRHYAGTPEQVWARLQQVSSRLDTERLLLVTAGPDYERRLDSYRLLAEHKTAILN, encoded by the coding sequence ATGAGACGCGTGGCTAAGCGAATGAGTGAGACGTTCAGTCTGGGCGTACTTGACCTTGTTCCAAGGTTAAACGATGCCACAGCGGAACAGGCACTTCAACAATCGGTTACACTTGCGCAACATGCCGAGTCTTGGGGATACACCCGATACTGGACATCAGAGCATCATGATATGGCTGAACTGGCATCGGCCTCTCCCGAAGTACTGCTATCCCACATCGGAGCAAGAACGACAACGATCCAGCTTGGCTCTGGAGCGGTCCTGTTGCCACACTACAGTCCGCTCAAGGTTGCAGAGTCGTTCCGTCTCCTGGCTACCCTCTATCCGGGGCGCATTGAGCTTGGGCTCGGACGTGCTCCTGGCGGTGGTCCTCATGCGACGATGGCACTCAGTGGCAATTACTTGCAACATGTGTCCAAGCTGCCCGAATCACTTGCAGCACTGACGGAACTGCTTGAAGATCGATATACCTACGAGGATCATCCTGTGACGGCTCGTCCGATTCCCAAGCTTCCGTTATCACTCTGGATGTTGGGAACTAACGTGAAGAGTGCAGAATTTGCGGCACGGTTTGGCATGGGATATGTATTTGGTCAATTCATGAGTGATGCCGATGGTACAGAGGCTGTAAAGCGATACCGGGAAGGATTTATTCCTAGTGCAACGATGAAGGAGCCTGAGGTTATGGTGGCAGTCAGCGTATTGTGTGCCGAGTCGGAGACGGATGCTATGGCCTGGAGTCGTGACATGATGGAGAGACGCGAGGCAAATGGGAAAGAACGTTCAACTGAGCCGAATTCAAGTGGTATCACGGTCTCTAACACGAATGATGCAGCCGTTATTGATCATAAAGAATCGGTGCGGCACTATGCAGGTACACCTGAACAGGTATGGGCTCGATTGCAACAGGTGAGTAGCAGGTTGGATACGGAGAGGTTGCTTCTGGTTACGGCAGGACCAGATTATGAGCGCAGGTTGGATTCATATCGATTGCTGGCTGAGCATAAGACGGCAATACTGAACTAG
- a CDS encoding methyl-accepting chemotaxis protein, which produces MFSRFKIKSIGLRISIAFYLLILCLIVLSVTIVTRMNSIETNTNEITNNWMPSIQQINRLNYTTEHVLSLSYRHFDAEETDKAFLSEERTKYIRETTQAIKIYDQQEKYAEELEHWTAFKNKWEAYLKINTQSIKLSDEGQTQLAKEVADKGADSFDTMQVDLDYLVEYNQEQSNLAAAQTIRSVQDGRLIIIIGVLVMIVITAISIPIIRSQVVKPLLRVISAVKLIAEGQLNVQDIHTKHEDEVGVLAKAVNDMKGNLTSMVLSVRRIAQAVNLQSGELAISSEEVKIGSRQIAVTMEESAKAAESQAETAVESARTVEVLNDHIQSHTEQGSQLRVMSDLVLEQGLNGRKAMEQSVQQMQQISGSVSASMNKMERLNRKNEDISKLVQVIHDIARQTNLLALNASIEAARAGESGRGFAVVASEVRKLSEAVQTSVEEITAITEDIQQESQGVVAELRTGVQETELGQEHVLASGQLFRTINESVEGMVGVISTMTDGLAGMQEASGRMNDFSQQISAVSEQSAASVEEVSASAEEQVSSMETISGNIQSLKELSEDLLTSIEKLKI; this is translated from the coding sequence ATGTTCAGCAGATTCAAGATCAAGAGTATCGGTCTGCGTATCAGCATCGCGTTCTACTTGTTAATCCTCTGTTTAATTGTTTTGAGTGTCACGATTGTCACCCGGATGAATTCAATTGAAACCAATACTAATGAAATTACGAACAATTGGATGCCATCAATCCAGCAAATTAATCGGTTAAACTATACCACAGAGCATGTCCTGTCACTAAGTTATCGTCACTTTGACGCGGAAGAAACAGACAAGGCATTTTTGTCAGAAGAGCGTACCAAGTATATTCGTGAGACGACGCAGGCGATTAAAATCTATGATCAGCAGGAGAAGTACGCGGAAGAGCTCGAACACTGGACTGCGTTCAAGAACAAATGGGAAGCATATCTCAAGATTAATACGCAATCGATCAAGCTGAGTGATGAGGGTCAGACACAGCTGGCGAAGGAAGTAGCTGATAAAGGTGCTGATTCCTTTGACACTATGCAAGTCGATCTCGATTATCTCGTGGAGTACAATCAGGAACAGTCCAATCTGGCGGCGGCCCAAACGATCCGATCGGTGCAGGATGGTAGGTTAATCATCATTATCGGTGTTCTTGTCATGATTGTCATTACAGCGATCAGCATTCCGATTATTCGTTCACAGGTCGTGAAACCACTGCTACGTGTCATTAGTGCGGTGAAACTGATTGCAGAAGGCCAACTGAATGTTCAGGACATACATACCAAACATGAGGATGAAGTTGGTGTTCTGGCCAAAGCGGTGAATGACATGAAAGGTAACCTGACTTCCATGGTTCTGAGCGTCAGACGAATTGCGCAAGCTGTCAATCTGCAAAGTGGAGAACTGGCAATATCCTCAGAAGAGGTTAAGATTGGTAGTCGCCAAATTGCTGTGACCATGGAAGAGTCAGCCAAGGCCGCGGAGAGCCAGGCAGAGACAGCCGTGGAATCAGCTCGTACGGTTGAAGTGTTGAATGATCACATTCAGAGTCATACGGAACAAGGTAGCCAGCTGCGCGTCATGTCGGATCTTGTACTGGAGCAAGGGCTGAATGGTCGCAAGGCGATGGAACAGTCGGTGCAGCAGATGCAACAGATTTCCGGTTCGGTCTCGGCTTCCATGAACAAGATGGAACGGTTGAATCGTAAAAATGAAGATATCTCCAAGCTGGTTCAGGTCATTCATGACATTGCACGTCAAACCAATCTGCTGGCATTGAATGCCTCCATTGAGGCAGCACGTGCGGGAGAGAGTGGACGCGGATTCGCTGTAGTTGCATCAGAAGTGCGGAAGTTATCTGAGGCTGTGCAGACTTCGGTCGAAGAGATCACAGCGATTACCGAGGATATTCAGCAGGAGTCACAAGGGGTAGTTGCGGAATTACGTACGGGCGTTCAGGAGACCGAACTGGGTCAGGAACATGTGCTTGCTTCAGGTCAACTCTTCCGTACAATTAACGAATCGGTGGAAGGCATGGTTGGTGTCATCAGCACAATGACAGATGGTCTCGCAGGCATGCAGGAGGCAAGCGGACGAATGAATGATTTCAGTCAGCAGATTTCCGCTGTTTCGGAACAATCGGCAGCGAGTGTGGAAGAAGTTTCTGCATCGGCGGAAGAGCAGGTAAGTTCCATGGAAACGATTAGCGGCAACATTCAAAGTCTGAAAGAATTATCGGAAGATTTGCTTACATCCATTGAAAAATTAAAAATATAA
- a CDS encoding TRM11 family SAM-dependent methyltransferase, giving the protein MPDETLGIYATSGKHLYTFACHENEQELCMLELNTLLEPSSEIPMDMGSYVWSERCIPPGRSPFIHGRLDVIGEGDAVTDLLPLARDIHLLPEETFKVVCLKEGDHTPDYAQSRQLEKEIGMCIKGKAQMKQPKVTFGLIQTGEKWILGQWTEADRSWQIHRQKPQNYSTGFGITLARALVNIAVPRVENHLLLDPCCGMGTVVIEALSMGIDAKGNDLNPLAVRGARINLPHYGYDSDRITLGDMNELQDLYDAAILDMPYNLCSVLPDAEQRAMLESLRRLAKRAVIVSTEWVEEHLLEVGWAVKEYRTVHKGTFIRHIWLCM; this is encoded by the coding sequence TTGCCTGATGAAACACTTGGTATTTACGCTACTTCTGGAAAACACCTCTACACCTTTGCTTGCCACGAGAACGAGCAAGAATTATGCATGCTGGAGCTGAATACGCTGCTTGAACCGAGTTCGGAGATCCCTATGGATATGGGGTCGTATGTGTGGTCTGAACGATGTATTCCACCTGGACGTAGTCCTTTTATCCATGGCAGACTTGACGTGATCGGCGAAGGGGATGCCGTGACTGATTTGCTTCCTCTTGCCAGAGATATTCATCTGTTGCCTGAAGAGACATTTAAGGTGGTTTGTCTGAAAGAAGGGGACCATACACCTGATTATGCACAGTCTCGTCAACTGGAAAAAGAAATCGGCATGTGCATTAAGGGCAAGGCACAGATGAAACAACCTAAGGTGACTTTCGGCCTAATCCAAACAGGAGAAAAATGGATCTTGGGCCAGTGGACAGAAGCGGATCGATCATGGCAGATTCACCGGCAGAAGCCGCAAAATTACTCGACTGGATTTGGCATCACGCTCGCCAGAGCGCTGGTTAATATTGCTGTTCCGAGAGTAGAAAACCATCTCTTGCTTGATCCATGCTGCGGTATGGGAACGGTTGTAATTGAGGCTTTATCCATGGGAATTGATGCAAAAGGTAACGATCTCAATCCGCTGGCTGTCCGAGGTGCACGTATCAATCTGCCGCATTATGGGTATGATTCGGATCGAATCACACTGGGGGATATGAATGAGCTGCAAGATTTGTATGATGCAGCAATTCTGGACATGCCCTATAACCTCTGCTCTGTACTTCCGGATGCTGAGCAACGAGCCATGCTGGAGAGTTTGCGCAGATTGGCAAAACGGGCAGTGATTGTTTCCACAGAGTGGGTAGAAGAGCACTTGTTGGAAGTGGGATGGGCTGTAAAAGAGTACCGAACAGTACACAAAGGCACGTTTATACGTCATATTTGGCTTTGTATGTAA
- a CDS encoding D-2-hydroxyacid dehydrogenase, whose product MGKIVCFPSLSEEQQERIQNAAPGYTLKFGKAKELDPAELKEAEVILGWSPLVTEHALKQDSLLKWVQVWSAGVDNLPFADLQQKNIQVTSANGVHAIPITEIILGMMLSHSRWLRQAMLHQQQAKWKAPAKPLPELHGKTAVIVGVGEIGTETARILKALGMHTIGVRRSGKDVPNVDQMYDMTGLHEALSQGDYVINILPLTDETKHIYDQTAFEQFRSGACFVNVGRGPSVKTEALLNALQNGQVAFAALDVFEEEPLPAEHPLWSMDNVLITPHIAGSTEQYADRAVDIFVKNLEAYVAGDTLPVNLVDYSHKY is encoded by the coding sequence ATGGGTAAAATTGTATGTTTTCCATCTCTATCCGAAGAACAGCAAGAGCGCATTCAGAATGCTGCACCGGGATACACCCTGAAATTCGGAAAAGCCAAGGAATTGGATCCCGCTGAGTTGAAAGAAGCTGAGGTTATTTTAGGTTGGTCCCCACTCGTCACAGAGCATGCATTGAAACAGGACAGCCTGTTGAAGTGGGTTCAGGTCTGGTCTGCTGGTGTAGACAATCTCCCCTTCGCAGATTTGCAACAAAAGAACATTCAGGTCACCAGTGCAAATGGAGTTCACGCGATTCCTATCACCGAAATTATTCTGGGCATGATGTTATCCCACAGTCGCTGGCTGAGACAAGCTATGCTGCATCAACAACAGGCCAAATGGAAAGCTCCTGCCAAACCACTACCGGAACTGCATGGCAAAACAGCGGTCATCGTTGGTGTAGGTGAGATCGGTACGGAAACAGCCCGTATTCTCAAAGCACTCGGCATGCACACAATCGGAGTTCGCCGCTCAGGTAAGGATGTCCCCAATGTGGACCAAATGTACGACATGACCGGTTTACATGAAGCCTTGAGCCAAGGCGATTATGTAATTAACATTTTACCGCTAACTGATGAAACCAAACATATATATGATCAAACTGCATTTGAGCAGTTCCGATCCGGTGCCTGCTTCGTCAATGTGGGCCGTGGCCCCAGTGTGAAAACGGAAGCGTTGCTGAATGCACTCCAAAATGGTCAAGTTGCTTTCGCTGCACTGGACGTGTTCGAAGAAGAACCTCTTCCTGCAGAGCACCCGCTATGGAGCATGGATAACGTGTTAATTACGCCCCATATCGCAGGAAGTACAGAGCAATACGCGGATCGAGCAGTCGATATTTTCGTCAAAAATCTGGAAGCTTACGTCGCTGGCGATACCCTGCCGGTGAACCTTGTGGATTATAGTCATAAATATTAA
- the thpR gene encoding RNA 2',3'-cyclic phosphodiesterase produces MNNQSHQDHSSRRERLFVAIRLPVAVQQSLQMDARLVQNKLDFRKWTDHRDYHITLQFLGDTLVSDIGHLRKALRSAASGFEPFELQLSDWGTFGLEEAPKVLWKGVSGEMGRLFSLQKQIVQTTSPLGFEAELRPYAPHITIARKYLGQLPGNENKGISGVLPEHSTGVNSWMVEDIVLYVTRLGQSPMYEVVDTFTFS; encoded by the coding sequence ATGAATAACCAATCACATCAGGATCATTCCTCCCGACGGGAAAGATTGTTTGTAGCCATTCGTCTTCCTGTTGCTGTTCAGCAGTCTCTTCAGATGGATGCGAGGCTTGTACAGAACAAGCTGGATTTTCGTAAATGGACAGATCATAGAGATTATCATATAACCTTGCAATTTCTGGGGGATACGTTAGTTAGTGACATCGGACACCTGCGAAAAGCATTGCGCTCAGCAGCAAGCGGATTTGAGCCGTTTGAACTTCAGCTGTCCGACTGGGGCACATTTGGTCTTGAAGAAGCACCTAAGGTGCTTTGGAAAGGTGTTAGCGGAGAAATGGGGCGCTTGTTTTCATTGCAAAAACAAATCGTGCAGACGACTTCGCCGCTGGGGTTTGAAGCTGAATTAAGACCCTATGCTCCCCACATTACCATAGCCAGAAAATATCTGGGACAGCTTCCAGGTAATGAAAATAAAGGGATATCTGGAGTGCTTCCGGAACATTCCACAGGTGTTAATTCATGGATGGTGGAGGACATTGTACTTTATGTGACAAGGCTTGGCCAATCGCCAATGTATGAGGTAGTGGACACGTTCACTTTTTCCTGA
- a CDS encoding cell wall hydrolase: MNIINKNRWVAPMLSVLLVCIVGVNVVQATGKWNEASDSKQMTELAASGQNNQTSTQEERRMMEDGTSLSSNLSAQTVAWTESLPAKNWLTTAQEEQELQEAKAKNKARAVAAAKAKKEAALKLAKVKRAKEVAAVTTPPQKLYFTRTKLLNQEDSKLATWSYSVSDKELHLLQKIVMAEAEGEPYEGKVAVANVVLNRLRSANFPDTIYKVIYQKSQFSPVANGRMKRVVPNEDSIKAVNAALNGKKEVADDTYYFLSLTLADDLTVARSQKKVKTIGHHTFYK; the protein is encoded by the coding sequence ATGAACATTATAAACAAAAATCGTTGGGTAGCACCGATGTTATCAGTGCTGCTTGTATGTATAGTGGGGGTAAATGTCGTTCAGGCGACGGGGAAGTGGAATGAAGCTAGTGATAGTAAACAGATGACCGAACTTGCGGCTTCTGGGCAAAATAATCAAACATCTACGCAAGAAGAGAGGCGCATGATGGAAGATGGGACAAGTCTGTCCTCTAATCTGTCTGCCCAAACTGTAGCGTGGACTGAATCTCTGCCAGCGAAGAACTGGCTTACAACTGCTCAAGAAGAGCAGGAATTGCAAGAAGCCAAGGCCAAGAACAAAGCTAGAGCGGTAGCTGCGGCCAAAGCCAAAAAAGAAGCTGCACTGAAATTGGCCAAAGTGAAACGTGCCAAAGAAGTCGCTGCTGTAACAACTCCCCCCCAAAAACTATACTTTACACGGACCAAACTTCTGAACCAGGAAGACTCGAAACTTGCAACCTGGTCATACAGTGTGTCCGATAAAGAACTGCATCTGCTGCAAAAAATCGTCATGGCAGAAGCGGAAGGTGAACCGTACGAAGGCAAAGTGGCAGTTGCCAATGTTGTCTTAAACCGGCTGCGGTCAGCCAATTTTCCCGATACCATTTACAAGGTCATCTATCAGAAATCCCAGTTTAGTCCTGTAGCGAACGGACGCATGAAACGTGTGGTTCCCAACGAGGACAGCATCAAAGCAGTGAATGCTGCGTTGAACGGGAAGAAGGAAGTTGCCGATGATACGTATTATTTCTTATCATTGACGCTTGCCGACGATCTGACAGTTGCTCGTTCGCAGAAAAAAGTAAAAACGATCGGTCATCATACTTTTTACAAGTAA